The sequence TCTCGGAACGAAGACCATATCCGGTTAATTAAATGCATTATCCGTTGTCGGTAATAAAACTCCTAATCTTTTCATTAcaacaaccttttttttttttgggggaagaaaacattaaaaaatcagTAAAGACTTGCTTTGATTTCAAGAAAACCCATCACACTAAATTTACCAGCACAAGAATATGTGTAAATTAATCACATTAGtttgcacacacaaaaacagttatgtaaccaaccaacaaaaaaccAAGCCCACTTGAGAGAGCATAGTtaagaaaaatcacaaatcaTGCATGTCCTTAAATTATGTGATGGAAACTATACCACGTCCTCGTCCCGGCGGGAAACAGCCATCGGCGACGTTTGCTCAACGAGCAGCGATTGTCTGCAAGTAGGGCAAGAGGAACGCGAGACCAGCCAAGTATCTATGCACCTCACGTGGAAGCCATGGTTACATTTaggcaaaaccctaactttctCTCCATCCACGAAATCTCCTAGACATATCAAACACTCCGTAGCTTTCATGTCAATGTTCCCTGATCCGTACAATCCAACAGGGATTTGCTCTAGCACCCGTTTCTTGATCCCCGTTGTAGCTACTAAACGTCCAGaatttgcgtttgcgtttgaaGCGTTTGCGACTTGATCATCCGAAGTGAGTCTCCGAGTGATGCGTAGCACACATCGCAAGGCAGAGTTGAGGCTTAGAGCACAGATTAAAGCGCAGAGTAAAGCAGCTAAAATGATGACCATGTTAGTGTCGAAGTAGGTGTCGTTCAACCCTCCTCTGGTTTTAGGGGTTGCATCGGTGGGTGCGTTTGCTTGCAGTTCAAGTAGCAACCGACCCATCTTTGAGGTACGCTCGAGATGCAGAGGAGAGTACA comes from Camelina sativa cultivar DH55 chromosome 19, Cs, whole genome shotgun sequence and encodes:
- the LOC104764813 gene encoding RING-H2 finger protein ATL72-like codes for the protein MGRLLLELQANAPTDATPKTRGGLNDTYFDTNMVIILAALLCALICALSLNSALRCVLRITRRLTSDDQVANASNANANSGRLVATTGIKKRVLEQIPVGLYGSGNIDMKATECLICLGDFVDGEKVRVLPKCNHGFHVRCIDTWLVSRSSCPTCRQSLLVEQTSPMAVSRRDEDVV